One Brassica oleracea var. oleracea cultivar TO1000 chromosome C7, BOL, whole genome shotgun sequence genomic window carries:
- the LOC106304820 gene encoding peroxidase 44, protein MRSITALFFLFCFLAPSALAQLRFGFYGRSCPRAESIVANVVANRFRRDRSITAALLRMQFHDCFVRGCDASLLIDPRSGRPSEKSTGPNASVRGYEIIDEAKRQLEAACPRTVSCADIVTLATRDSVALGGGPRFSVPTGRRDGLRSSPNDVNLPGPTIPVSASIQAFAAKGMNTNDMVTLIGGGHSVGSIHCSLFQDRLNDPAMDRTLNARLRNTCRSPNDPSVFLDQRTPFIVDNAIYGEIRRQRGVMRIDQNMGLDRSTRGIVSSFAQSNALFRKRFAEAMVKMGRIGVLTGRSGEIRRNCRVFNNGR, encoded by the exons ATGAGGTCAATTACAGCTTTGTTTTTCCTTTTCTGCTTCCTTGCCCCATCTGCTTTGGCCCAGCTCCGCTTTGGGTTCTACGGTCGATCATGCCCCCGTGCGGAATCTATCGTTGCTAATGTTGTTGCCAACCGTTTTCGCCGTGACCGTAGCATCACTGCAGCATTGCTTCGTATGCAGTTTCATGATTGCTTTGTCCGG GGTTGTGATGCTTCCCTCTTGATCGACCCAAGATCCGGAAGGCCATCAGAGAAAAGCACCGGACCAAATGCAAGTGTCAGAGGCTACGAGATCATTGACGAGGCCAAAAGACAGCTCGAGGCTGCGTGCCCCCGAACTGTCTCATGCGCAGACATTGTAACTCTAGCCACTAGAGACTCGGTCGCATTAGGTGGTGGTCCAAGGTTCTCAGTACCAACAGGAAGACGTGATGGATTAAGGTCAAGCCCCAATGATGTGAACTTGCCCGGACCAACAATCCCTGTGTCTGCATCCATCCAAGCATTTGCAGCTAAAGGTATGAATACGAACGACATGGTTACACTTATTGGTGGTGGCCACAGTGTTGGTTCTATTCATTGCAGTCTTTTCCAGGATAGGCTTAATGACCCTGCCATGGACCGCACTTTAAATGCTAG GTTGAGGAACACATGCCGTTCTCCAAATGACCCATCGGTATTCTTGGACCAAAGGACACCATTCATCGTGGATAACGCAATCTACGGAGAGATCCGAAGGCAGAGAGGAGTCATGAGGATTGATCAAAACATGGGTCTTGACAGGTCAACCCGTGGAATTGTGTCGAGCTTTGCACAAAGCAATGCACTCTTTAGGAAGAGATTTGCTGAAGCAATGGTGAAAATGGGTAGGATTGGGGTTCTTACCGGACGTTCAGGAGAGATCAGGAGAAACTGTAGAGTCTTCAACAACGGACGTTGA
- the LOC106303992 gene encoding peroxidase 44-like, translating into MKSITALFLLFCFLVPSALAQLKFAFYGPSCHRTGSIISSVVAERFRRDPSITAALLRMQFHDCFVTGCDASLLIDPKPGRPSEKSTGPNASVRGYEVIDEIKRQLEAVCPGIVSCADIVALATRDAIKLAGGPSFLIKTGRRDGLRSNPADVNLPGPTIPVSASIQAFAAKGMSVNDMVTLIGGGHSVGSIHCSLFQDRLNDPAMDRSLNAQLRNTCRAPNDPSVFLDQRTPFVVDNAIFGEMQRQRAVMRIDSNLAFDGATSGIVSSFAQSNSLFRQRFAQAMEKMGTIGVLTGRAGEIRRNCRVFNNGR; encoded by the exons ATGAAGTCAATTACAGCTTTGTTTTTACTTTTCTGTTTCCTTGTTCCCTCTGCTTTGGCGCAACTCAAGTTTGCGTTCTACGGTCCCTCATGCCACCGCACTGGATCTATCATTTCATCTGTCGTCGCTGAGCGTTTCCGTCGTGACCCTAGCATTACTGCAGCATTGCTTCGTATGCAGTTTCATGATTGCTTTGTTACG GGTTGTGATGCTTCCCTTTTGATTGACCCAAAACCAGGGAGGCCATCAGAGAAAAGCACAGGACCAAATGCAAGCGTGAGAGGCTATGAGGTCATTGATGAGATTAAGAGACAGCTCGAGGCTGTGTGCCCCGGAATTGTCTCATGCGCAGACATTGTAGCTCTAGCCACCAGAGACGCGATCAAATTAGCTGGTGGTCCAAGCTTCTTGATAAAAACAGGAAGACGTGATGGATTAAGGTCAAACCCAGCCGATGTGAACTTGCCCGGACCAACAATACCCGTGTCCGCATCCATCCAAGCATTTGCAGCTAAAGGCATGAGTGTGAACGATATGGTAACACTTATAGGTGGTGGCCACAGTGTTGGTTCCATTCATTGCAGTCTTTTCCAGGATAGGCTTAATGACCCTGCCATGGACCGCTCACTGAACGCTCA GTTGAGGAACACATGTCGTGCACCAAATGACCCATCGGTGTTCTTGGACCAAAGGACTCCATTCGTTGTGGATAACGCAATCTTTGGAGAGATGCAAAGACAAAGAGCAGTCATGAGGATTGATTCAAACTTGGCTTTCGATGGAGCAACCAGTGGAATTGTGTCGAGTTTTGCACAAAGCAATTCACTCTTCAGACAGAGATTTGCTCAGGCAATGGAGAAAATGGGTACCATTGGAGTCCTTACCGGACGTGCTGGAGAGATCAGGAGAAACTGCAGAGTCTTCAACAACGGACGTTGA
- the LOC106303993 gene encoding protein At-4/1, which yields MAATSDEQMRLLLSSFDQIYEDFESGMNEMSVFRSRSNVETSRREALEISSKTLKEENERLKKLYTESLNNFVDQLEHRTKCHGLKEELKRVNDENRSKEHEHRNALESLMQKHVAKVEELENKIRSLLVEKATNEMVIDRLRQDLAANKSHIQAMSRKLDRVYSEVESKYEVEVQDLKDCLLMEQEEKIDITNRLQSLQKELIISRTTVAEKQRDTTSYRQVETLKQKLMKLRKENEILKRKLSSS from the exons ATGGCGGCAACAAGCGACGAGCAGATGCGTTTGCTTCTCTCCAGCTTCGATCAGATCTACGAG GATTTCGAAAGCGGGATGAATGAGATGAGCGTATTCAGATCGAGGAGCAATGTGGAAACCAGCAGAAGAGAGGCGCTTGAGATTAGTAGCAAGACTCTAAAAGAAG AGAACGAAAGGTTGAAGAAGCTGTATACAGAATCTCTAAACAACTTCGTCGATCAG CTTGAGCATCGAACTAAGTGCCACGGCTTGAAAGAAGAACTGAAGAGAGTGAATGACGAAAACAGAAGCAAAGAGCAT GAACATAGGAATGCTTTGGAGTCCCTTATGCAGAAGCATGTAGCAAAGGTTGAAGAGCTAGAAAACAAAATTAG AAGCCTTTTGGTTGAAAAGGCAACAAACGAGATGGTGATTGATAGGCTGCGCCAGGACTTGGCAGCTAACAAATCGCATATTCAAGCAATGTCGAGGAAGCTGGATCGAGTCTATTCCGAAGTGGAATCCAAGT ATGAAGTCGAGGTTCAGGATCTAAAGGACTGTCTTCTCATGGAGCAAGAAGAGAAAATTGATATTACTAACAGACTTCAGAGTCTGCAGAAGGAAC TTATTATAAGTAGAACTACAGTTGCCGAAAAGCAGAGGGATACAACTTCATATCGACAGGTGGAGACATTGAAGCAGAAGCTAATGAAACTGAGAAAAGAGAATGAGATTCTTAAACGGAAACTATCTTCTTCATAG
- the LOC106301334 gene encoding RNA-binding KH domain-containing protein PEPPER, which produces MLMAAVADSAENGATNFPENETLKPSGVSASSLLNETTAAFPESNQTDTLTAETAPDANDSAAERWPGWPGDCVFRVIVPVSKVGAIIGRKGDIIRKMCEETRARIKVLDGPTTTPDRIVMISAKEEPEAYMSPAMEAVVRVFRRVSGLPDSDDDEDLQNAGGAFSSVRLLVASSQAINLIGKQGSSIKSIVENSGASVRILSDEDTPFYAAQDERIVDLQGEALKIVKALEGVVGHLRKFLVDHSVVPLFEKQYLARVSQVRQEEPLANNKSVLHAALSNAIESDLMARREALFLERDTRVESFVQPSGASIYSQDPALSARHSPGLARVSAAFVTQVSQTMQIPFSYAEDIIGLEGANIAFIRRRSGATITIQESPHPDQITVEIKGTSSQVQTAQQLIQEFISNHKEPASVSGGYARVDTGYVPAYPPQLSNLQEPLASSYMGTETGQYRPTAYSQLAGPSASTYTPSLNGQSYGTEYRPASDAGGYNTYNL; this is translated from the exons ATGCTAATGGCCGCCGTCGCCGATTCCGCCGAGAACGGTGCTACAAACTTCCCCGAGAATGAAACCCTCAAACCTTCGGGAGTCTCTGCCTCCTCATTGCTCAACGAAACCACCGCCGCCTTCCCCGAATCGAATCAGACGGATACCCTAACTGCCGAGACTGCCCCCGATGCGAACGATTCCGCGGCGGAGAGATGGCCAGGATGGCCTGGAGATTGCGTGTTTCGTGTGATCGTTCCTGTATCTAAGGTCGGAGCTATAATCGGACGCAAAGGAGATATCATCAGAAAGATGTGCGAGGAGACTCGCGCTCGCATCAAAGTCCTCGACGGCCCCACCACGACTCCTGATCGCATC GTGATGATATCTGCAAAGGAAGAACCAGAGGCCTACATGTCCCCTGCGATGGAGGCAGTTGTAAGGGTGTTCAGAAGAGTTTCGGGGTTGCCTGATAGTGATGATGATGAGGATCTTCAGAACGCTGGAGGTGCCTTCTCTTCAGTGCGTTTATTAGTTGCATCTTCGCAGGCGATTAATTTAATCGGGAAACAAGGGTCCTCTATTAAATCTATAGTAGAGAACTCTGGTGCATCCGTTCGCATTTTATCAGACG AGGACACACCGTTTTATGCTGCGCAAGATGAGAGGATAGTCGATTTGCAGGGGGAAGCTTTAAAGATCGTAAAAGCGTTAGAAGGTGTTGTAGGACACCTGAGGAAATTTCTAGTCGACCATTCTGTGGTTCCTCTCTTCGAGAAGCAA TATCTAGCTAGAGTCTCTCAAGTTCGTCAGGAAGAACCGTTAGCTAACAACAAGTCAGTTCTCCACGCTGCTTTGTCAAATGCAATCGAGTCTGATCTCATGGCACGGAGGGAAGCTCTGTTTTTGGAGCGGGATACTCGGGTGGAGTCATTTGTTCAGCCTTCGGGAGCTTCCATCTACAGTCAGGATCCTGCACTGTCCGCCAGACACTCCCCTGGCCTCGCTCGAGTTTCTGCTGCTTTTGTTACACAG GTATCTCAAACGATGCAAATACCTTTCTCCTATGCGGAGGATATCATTGGTTTAGAAGGAGCCAATATAGCCTTCATCCGTAGAAGAAGCGGAGCTACCATTACCATTCAAGAGAGTCCACATCCTGATCAAATCACAGTGGAAATCAAAGGGACATCTTCTCAAGTACAAACTGCTCAGCAACTAATTCAA GAGTTCATCAGCAATCACAAGGAACCGGCTTCGGTTTCAGGGGGATATGCTAGAGTGGATACTGGTTATGTACCTGCGTACCCTCCTCAGCTAAGCAACCTTCAAGAGCCGCTCGCGAGCAGCTACATGGGCACAGAGACGGGGCAGTACAGACCAACAGCATACTCTCAGCTTGCGGGTCCGTCGGCGTCCACCTACACGCCGTCACTGAATGGGCAAAGTTATGGAACAGAATATAGACCAGCTTCTGATGCTGGTGGCTACAACACTTATAATTTATGA
- the LOC106303391 gene encoding uncharacterized protein LOC106303391 yields MVSAVRMPQISGFVNPQFSPVLATPTIPNMYHHATVPTNNMVSSQNGHGRGNRVITSGQTIRNHSPNVFGNATPTISNLNDDVMVPTNNMVTSQNGHERVITSDPTINPPNVFNNQRETFYPEPIDYTKVDTSDEGGENKYQTHGVPNENFGSFMCPKCHSLFDISPKLSAARSNETKEENEKEPCASTKKRYSEQNHPDVIGKARKIESEDKDPEES; encoded by the coding sequence ATGGTTTCTGCTGTGAGAATGCCTCAAATCTCAGGATTTGTTAACCCTCAATTTTCTCCAGTTTTGGCCACTCCAACCATCCCAAACATGTATCATCATGCTACTGTCCCGACCAATAATATGGTCAGTAGCCAAAATGGTCATGGCCGTGGCAACCGTGTCATAACTTCTGGTCAAACCATTAGGAATCACTCTCCAAATGTTTTTGGTAACGCCACTCCAACTATCTCAAACCTGAATGATGATGTTATGGTTCCGACCAATAATATGGTCACTAGCCAAAATGGTCATGAACGTGTCATAACTTCTGATCCAACCATTAACCCTCCAAATGTTTTTAATAACCAACGGGAAACCTTTTACCCTGAACCTATCGATTACACCAAAGTCGACACAAGTGACGAAGGTGGTGAAAACAAGTATCAAACCCATGGCGTACCAAATGAAAATTTCGGTTCATTTATGTGTCCCAAATGCCACAGTCTGTTTGATATTTCACCAAAATTATCAGCTGCACGTAGCAATGAGACTAAAGAGGAAAACGAGAAAGAACCTTGTGCAAGTACTAAAAAAAGGTATAGTGAACAAAATCATCCAGATGTCATTGGTAAAGCTCGGAAGATCGAATCGGAGGACAAAGATCCAGAAGAGAGCTGA